In Treponema vincentii, a single window of DNA contains:
- the ychF gene encoding redox-regulated ATPase YchF, which translates to MAINCGIVGLPNVGKSTIFSALTRAPAEAANYPFCTINPNVGIVDLPDERLTKLSKFFEPKKTVPATVEFVDIAGLVKGASKGEGLGNQFLSHIREVGVIAHVVRCFDDPDIVHVNNKIDPASDIETINIELALADLASLEKRAERAEKATRMGKDMQKEAAIAMSAIAKIKPLLQDGKGARNADLTDEEQAVMYDTHLITMKPQLYVCNVDEDGIKNGNAYIETVKKIAAQEGAETVVICGKFEAELADIDDAEERAAFLEEIGLKVSGLSVLAHAAYHLIGLRTFFTAGKDECRAWTIHAGDTAPKAAGVIHSDFERGFIKAEVYSFEDFLKYGSEQKIKEAGRYRQEGKEYVVQDGDIMFFKFNV; encoded by the coding sequence ATGGCTATAAACTGTGGTATTGTCGGGCTGCCGAATGTCGGTAAATCCACCATCTTTTCTGCATTGACCCGGGCACCGGCAGAGGCGGCAAACTATCCGTTCTGCACTATTAATCCCAATGTCGGTATCGTCGATCTCCCTGACGAACGGCTCACAAAACTGTCAAAATTTTTTGAACCGAAAAAGACTGTTCCGGCAACAGTTGAGTTTGTCGATATTGCAGGACTTGTAAAGGGTGCTTCAAAAGGCGAAGGACTCGGCAACCAGTTTCTTTCTCATATTCGCGAGGTAGGCGTTATCGCACATGTCGTACGCTGCTTTGACGATCCCGACATCGTTCACGTAAACAATAAAATTGATCCCGCATCGGATATCGAAACCATCAATATCGAGCTCGCGCTTGCCGATCTTGCATCGCTGGAAAAACGAGCAGAACGAGCGGAGAAAGCAACCCGTATGGGTAAAGATATGCAGAAAGAAGCGGCGATTGCGATGAGCGCTATTGCGAAAATCAAGCCGTTACTGCAGGATGGAAAGGGTGCACGTAATGCCGATCTAACAGATGAAGAGCAAGCCGTGATGTACGACACACATCTGATTACGATGAAGCCTCAGCTGTATGTTTGCAACGTCGATGAGGACGGAATAAAAAACGGGAATGCGTATATCGAAACGGTTAAAAAAATCGCCGCACAAGAAGGAGCTGAAACCGTCGTTATCTGCGGAAAGTTTGAAGCGGAGCTTGCCGATATCGACGATGCGGAAGAACGAGCCGCCTTTTTGGAAGAGATCGGGCTCAAGGTTTCAGGCTTATCGGTTCTTGCCCATGCAGCATATCATTTAATCGGGCTACGTACCTTCTTTACCGCCGGGAAAGACGAATGCCGCGCATGGACTATCCACGCAGGAGATACCGCCCCCAAAGCAGCCGGTGTTATCCACAGCGACTTTGAACGAGGCTTTATCAAGGCGGAAGTCTACAGTTTTGAAGACTTCTTGAAATACGGTTCGGAACAAAAAATCAAAGAAGCCGGCCGCTATCGCCAAGAAGGTAAGGAATACGTCGTTCAAGATGGGGATATTATGTTCTTCAAATTTAACGTATAA
- a CDS encoding efflux RND transporter periplasmic adaptor subunit: MSINKQPLTARQRKSKKTRIIVIVCIAALVGSWYIFMKPKSTKTGDLPPLTVKKEIEHNQIEVSGYIEAAQTQVLEAPGEGFIEQVLVKEGDRVKKGALLFALDTDKQSYAVAEHAFAIKREQINGASQKLSLMEQEQRLLEKQLADRKVYAKFDGIVAALKITQGQYAKAKDTFGTLIDRSFLKATVEIAESDASRLAVGQKVDMTFPAEPDIKVQAEVISYPAIARLTSLGRTVVDTLIRLDNPPEKILPGYSFNGIIVTGADSEALIVEQDAIRYVEGKPFVDKVVGNTTQEIAVTVEPYIKGFVKILSGVQENDVLKNQAKLNNDRDF; this comes from the coding sequence ATGAGTATCAATAAACAGCCGCTGACAGCACGGCAGCGGAAATCGAAGAAAACGAGAATTATTGTTATTGTATGCATAGCGGCGTTGGTAGGCAGCTGGTATATTTTTATGAAGCCTAAAAGCACAAAAACAGGTGATTTGCCACCTTTGACGGTAAAAAAGGAAATCGAACACAATCAAATTGAGGTGTCCGGTTATATCGAAGCGGCACAAACGCAGGTTTTGGAGGCACCCGGCGAGGGGTTTATCGAACAGGTGCTGGTAAAAGAAGGCGACAGAGTAAAAAAAGGCGCATTGCTTTTTGCGCTTGATACCGACAAACAGAGTTATGCTGTTGCAGAACATGCTTTTGCGATAAAACGGGAGCAAATTAACGGAGCCTCGCAAAAGCTGAGCTTGATGGAGCAAGAACAGCGGCTTTTGGAAAAACAGCTCGCCGACCGTAAGGTGTATGCCAAATTTGACGGCATCGTTGCTGCCTTAAAAATTACGCAGGGGCAATACGCCAAGGCAAAAGATACCTTCGGCACACTGATTGACCGCAGTTTTCTTAAAGCCACGGTCGAAATTGCCGAAAGCGATGCGTCTCGCCTTGCAGTCGGACAAAAAGTTGATATGACATTTCCCGCCGAACCGGATATTAAAGTGCAGGCGGAGGTTATTTCTTATCCGGCAATCGCACGCCTAACCAGCCTTGGGCGGACGGTTGTCGATACGCTGATCCGGCTGGATAATCCGCCGGAGAAAATTCTTCCCGGTTATTCTTTTAATGGAATCATCGTAACGGGCGCCGACTCCGAAGCGCTTATAGTAGAGCAAGATGCCATCCGTTATGTGGAAGGAAAGCCGTTTGTCGATAAAGTTGTTGGCAATACCACACAGGAAATTGCGGTAACCGTCGAACCGTATATTAAAGGCTTTGTGAAGATTCTCTCCGGCGTGCAAGAAAACGATGTGTTGAAAAATCAAGCAAAACTGAACAACGATAGAGATTTCTAG
- a CDS encoding DUF3793 family protein, protein MLPHAYVEAALARHAAPCLAGIKPANLVSFPSTDIQWCDTYNEMLNEQGIYFTPLCVCENRTQVLVYRKDLLTCLCFQPQVAVALRYFGYLPECGLDAIIMRLKERMSDFIGTRSREQEKSFPHEIGLFLGYPADDVMQYVKTGGQNCLFCGYWKVYSNPEQALQVFHQYTECKERFALQIKSGMTIFEIVCAA, encoded by the coding sequence ATGTTACCGCACGCTTACGTTGAAGCAGCCCTTGCCCGTCATGCGGCTCCCTGTCTGGCAGGAATTAAACCGGCGAACCTTGTGTCGTTTCCAAGTACCGATATCCAATGGTGCGATACTTATAATGAAATGTTGAATGAGCAAGGGATATATTTTACGCCGCTTTGCGTATGCGAAAATCGCACCCAAGTATTAGTATATCGGAAGGATTTGCTTACTTGCCTTTGTTTTCAGCCTCAAGTGGCAGTGGCGCTACGATATTTCGGGTATCTGCCGGAATGTGGGCTCGATGCAATTATCATGCGGTTAAAAGAGCGGATGTCTGATTTTATAGGAACACGGAGCAGAGAGCAAGAAAAAAGCTTTCCGCACGAGATCGGACTTTTTTTAGGGTATCCTGCCGACGATGTAATGCAGTATGTAAAAACGGGCGGACAAAATTGTCTGTTTTGCGGGTATTGGAAAGTATACAGCAATCCCGAACAGGCATTACAAGTATTCCATCAGTATACGGAATGTAAAGAGCGTTTTGCTTTACAGATAAAAAGCGGCATGACGATCTTTGAGATTGTTTGTGCCGCTTAA
- a CDS encoding GAF domain-containing protein, translating to MKEKLAQYRALIESETDVIAVMANTSAFIMENISGLNWAGFYQMKGDELVLGPFQGRPACYRIGYGKGVCGHCAVSRKTIMVPDVHAFPGHIACDAASKSELVVPIIHNSILFGVIDLDAPEYDHFTDTDKCLIEAIAEIFSQKL from the coding sequence ATGAAAGAAAAATTAGCTCAATATCGTGCATTAATCGAAAGCGAAACCGATGTTATCGCGGTAATGGCAAATACCAGCGCGTTTATCATGGAAAATATTTCCGGCTTAAATTGGGCGGGGTTTTATCAAATGAAAGGTGATGAATTGGTACTGGGGCCATTTCAAGGCCGACCGGCTTGCTATCGAATTGGTTATGGAAAAGGTGTTTGCGGACATTGTGCGGTCAGTCGAAAAACGATCATGGTACCCGATGTACACGCTTTTCCCGGGCACATTGCCTGCGATGCGGCAAGTAAAAGTGAACTGGTTGTACCGATTATTCACAACAGTATTTTATTCGGTGTAATTGATCTCGATGCTCCCGAATACGATCATTTTACCGATACCGACAAGTGCCTTATCGAGGCTATCGCTGAGATATTTTCCCAAAAATTGTAG
- a CDS encoding flavodoxin — protein MAKVAVVFWSGTGHTEKMAHCIMDGLKAGGAQAELFPVSQFSADKLDSYDKIAFGCPAMGSEELEPDEFEPFFASIENKLSGRKIALFGSYEWADGEWMQTWVERAKRDGADVFEEGLIAYDDPDEEAQKKCKEFGERFAK, from the coding sequence ATGGCAAAAGTTGCAGTAGTATTTTGGAGCGGAACCGGTCATACCGAAAAAATGGCTCATTGTATTATGGATGGACTGAAAGCCGGCGGAGCACAGGCTGAATTATTCCCTGTTTCGCAGTTCAGTGCGGATAAATTGGATAGCTATGACAAAATCGCTTTTGGCTGCCCTGCGATGGGTTCTGAGGAACTTGAACCGGATGAATTTGAACCGTTCTTTGCTTCTATCGAAAATAAACTTTCAGGTCGCAAAATTGCACTGTTCGGTTCTTACGAATGGGCAGACGGTGAATGGATGCAGACATGGGTAGAACGCGCAAAGCGAGACGGAGCCGATGTGTTTGAAGAAGGCCTCATTGCCTATGACGATCCCGATGAAGAAGCACAGAAAAAGTGCAAGGAATTCGGCGAACGGTTCGCGAAATAA
- a CDS encoding type III PLP-dependent enzyme, translating into MNVTDYMSESDWKKLVQFSEKLETPCVVINLDRIKKNYLELKKLFSPADIYYAVKANPHEEILKLLIDLGANFDIASRYELNKILALGITPDRLSYGNTIKKAKDIAYFYEKGIRLFVTDSKEDLKNIAKYAPQSHIYVRILVENTNSADWPLSRKFGCHPDMAYDLCILAKELGLIPYGISFHVGSQQRDIGQWDDAIAKTKYLMSSLEEEEDIELKMINMGGGFPAPYVVPTNELSEYASEINRYLDDDFGDERPRIILEPGRSMVGDAGVLVTEVITVSRKNNTALQRWVYVDAGVFNGLVETLNESIKYPIVTSKDSNCSKRGEVILAGPTCDSMDIMYEKYKYQLPINLKPGDRVYFLSAGAYTATYASVEFNGFPPLKTYIIK; encoded by the coding sequence ATGAACGTAACCGATTATATGAGTGAAAGCGACTGGAAAAAGCTGGTGCAATTTTCCGAAAAACTCGAAACTCCCTGTGTTGTTATCAATTTGGATCGCATTAAAAAAAATTACCTTGAATTAAAAAAGTTATTTTCCCCCGCAGATATTTACTATGCAGTGAAAGCAAATCCCCATGAAGAAATTTTAAAGCTCCTAATCGATTTAGGAGCCAATTTCGATATCGCCTCACGCTACGAGCTTAATAAAATCCTCGCTTTGGGAATCACTCCGGATCGTCTCAGCTATGGGAATACGATTAAAAAAGCAAAAGACATTGCCTATTTTTATGAAAAAGGTATCCGGCTGTTCGTTACCGACAGTAAAGAAGATTTGAAAAATATTGCAAAATATGCTCCTCAATCGCATATCTATGTCCGCATCTTGGTTGAAAATACCAATAGTGCCGACTGGCCGCTTTCCCGTAAGTTCGGCTGCCACCCCGATATGGCGTATGATCTCTGCATTTTGGCGAAAGAACTCGGCCTTATTCCTTACGGGATTTCATTCCATGTCGGCAGTCAGCAACGGGATATCGGACAATGGGACGATGCTATTGCAAAAACAAAGTATCTGATGAGCTCTCTTGAAGAAGAAGAAGATATCGAGCTCAAGATGATCAATATGGGAGGCGGTTTTCCTGCCCCGTATGTGGTGCCGACCAATGAACTTTCCGAATATGCAAGCGAAATTAACCGCTATCTTGATGACGATTTCGGCGATGAGCGGCCGCGTATTATCCTTGAACCGGGAAGATCTATGGTGGGCGATGCAGGAGTTCTCGTTACCGAGGTTATTACGGTTTCACGAAAGAATAACACGGCTTTACAGCGCTGGGTTTATGTAGATGCCGGCGTCTTCAACGGATTAGTGGAAACGCTGAACGAGAGCATCAAATATCCTATCGTTACCTCGAAGGATTCTAATTGCAGCAAGCGCGGGGAGGTTATTCTCGCTGGGCCAACTTGCGACAGCATGGATATTATGTATGAAAAATATAAATACCAACTTCCGATCAATCTAAAACCGGGCGATAGGGTATACTTTCTTAGTGCCGGCGCATATACGGCGACTTATGCATCTGTAGAATTTAACGGCTTTCCACCGCTTAAAACCTATATTATAAAATAA
- a CDS encoding Hsp20/alpha crystallin family protein: MNSLSIFNPLFADSVLDSLNHDSPHFGVFSPLANASYPTVDVRETSGAYIMDIDLPGYTEKDVTIHLKERVLTVASNHEETKEKEEKPNGEQFLIRERTQRHFVRRFTLPEDIDQDKVEASFKNGVLTVTIPRKELAPRRQIAIKSN, translated from the coding sequence ATGAACTCATTAAGCATTTTTAATCCCTTATTTGCGGACTCTGTTCTTGACTCATTAAATCACGACAGCCCTCATTTCGGCGTTTTCAGTCCGTTGGCAAATGCAAGCTATCCGACTGTTGATGTGCGCGAAACAAGCGGCGCCTATATTATGGATATCGATCTTCCCGGTTATACGGAGAAGGACGTTACCATTCACTTAAAAGAACGTGTTTTGACTGTTGCTTCCAACCACGAAGAAACAAAAGAGAAGGAAGAAAAACCGAACGGCGAACAATTCCTGATCCGCGAACGCACACAGCGGCACTTTGTCAGACGGTTTACGCTACCTGAGGATATTGATCAAGATAAGGTTGAAGCGTCCTTTAAAAACGGTGTGTTGACCGTCACCATACCGCGTAAGGAGCTTGCTCCCCGTCGGCAGATTGCCATAAAATCAAACTAA
- the dinB gene encoding DNA polymerase IV, producing the protein MIHNPVFFHVDLDAFFASVEQLDNPAYRGKPVIVGGLGKRGVVSTASYEARKFGVHSAMPMARARALCPNGIFIKTRMQRYYEKSKEIMTIFKNFSPDIQQLSVDEAFLDMSGTEKIFGDTATAARLLKNSVFAQTGLRVSVGAASNKYIAKIASGQSKPDGLLVVPPGEEAQFMQSLRLSDVWGIGGKTRGRLAEAGLTTIAEILKQQESVLQLIIGNAAGTFLYQAVRGDMAHVFNEEHKSHSISTERTFETDLHERDEISDVLFLLSAELMCRILDERIQSRTVHIKIRYADFTTVSAQQSGALINDSADLYGRVQKLFFSRFDPALSVRLIGIGVDIGSDNSQLELFASEKAAKKRKLEEAVLDISKKNKDVKIVQARLLPPVE; encoded by the coding sequence ATGATTCATAATCCGGTATTTTTTCATGTTGATTTGGATGCTTTTTTTGCCTCAGTAGAACAGCTCGACAATCCGGCATATCGCGGAAAGCCGGTTATTGTCGGCGGGCTTGGTAAGCGAGGTGTTGTCTCGACGGCTTCGTATGAGGCGCGAAAGTTCGGTGTGCATTCCGCGATGCCGATGGCCCGCGCACGAGCCCTGTGTCCGAATGGTATCTTTATAAAAACACGAATGCAGCGATATTATGAAAAATCGAAAGAGATTATGACGATTTTTAAAAACTTCAGTCCCGATATACAGCAGCTGTCCGTCGATGAAGCATTTCTGGACATGAGCGGTACGGAAAAAATATTCGGCGATACTGCAACGGCTGCCCGGCTTTTAAAGAACTCTGTCTTTGCACAAACAGGTTTGCGGGTTTCCGTAGGGGCGGCTTCTAATAAATACATTGCGAAGATCGCTTCGGGGCAATCGAAACCGGACGGTTTATTGGTTGTGCCGCCGGGCGAAGAAGCTCAGTTTATGCAGTCGCTGCGTTTAAGCGATGTATGGGGTATCGGCGGTAAAACGCGTGGACGGCTTGCGGAAGCGGGGCTGACGACTATTGCCGAAATTCTCAAGCAACAGGAATCTGTTTTGCAGCTGATTATTGGGAATGCTGCGGGTACGTTTCTGTATCAAGCAGTTCGCGGAGATATGGCGCATGTTTTTAACGAAGAGCACAAAAGCCATTCCATCAGTACGGAACGTACATTTGAAACCGATCTGCATGAAAGAGATGAAATCTCCGATGTGCTGTTCCTGCTGAGCGCGGAGCTGATGTGCCGTATCCTTGATGAACGCATCCAAAGCCGTACTGTGCATATTAAAATACGGTATGCAGATTTTACCACCGTCTCGGCGCAGCAGAGCGGAGCATTGATTAACGATTCTGCGGATTTATACGGCCGGGTTCAGAAGCTATTCTTTTCCCGATTCGATCCGGCGCTGTCCGTCCGGCTCATCGGGATTGGGGTAGACATCGGCAGCGACAACAGCCAACTGGAGCTTTTTGCTTCCGAAAAGGCCGCAAAAAAGCGTAAACTTGAAGAGGCGGTTTTGGATATTTCAAAGAAAAATAAAGACGTCAAAATTGTGCAAGCACGATTGCTCCCGCCGGTGGAGTAG
- a CDS encoding TolC family protein: MKKIVCITVWLSAAFVLFAQTETGAAQDSVYQKLLQYRVEHDSNYRQLQMQADIAANKAEKAKTESLVTMEVGSGNTQLVLNTDANKRGITTEPYANIALPSYNNTGIKLSVPYSKVGQRQETGAEVSVSTDIYSKNAEAKKYTLNLAQSAADQARRAKEEGLALAEKQFLQDIQRLLDDYTTLLDKELSEVKAEIQYSQTKAQGYADSSTKMRTANLELLGAKREHQNADFNFSASYHVFAESCGLTTDEKPQMFLTSLWDSIPIQKAADIEQYPQAAYKKLVEAEQQHTQNAAKRDIELSPFSIGADAGYKLRNTKIGSASAKNEHSVLGGLSMQFPGGKAYTGVEVPLSDPKNTAIKLSFSWNPFSIQYRKLDKKNAELEDAIERLKIEDAKEQYQKQLHTNKTAKEQMIWQQTATADELSIYKQNADDHAQWYRNGVISKVESLQAELEYKKAEVRYAKAKTAVMIFNIDTALLFEKR; this comes from the coding sequence ATGAAAAAGATTGTTTGTATAACGGTATGGTTATCCGCGGCCTTTGTTCTTTTTGCTCAAACGGAAACAGGAGCGGCTCAAGATTCAGTGTATCAAAAGCTCTTACAGTACCGTGTTGAACATGATAGCAATTACCGGCAGCTGCAAATGCAGGCGGATATCGCAGCCAATAAAGCAGAAAAAGCAAAAACCGAATCGTTAGTAACAATGGAAGTCGGCAGCGGAAATACGCAGCTTGTTCTTAATACGGATGCGAATAAACGAGGTATTACAACCGAACCGTATGCAAATATCGCATTACCTTCGTACAATAATACAGGCATAAAACTGAGCGTACCGTATAGTAAAGTAGGGCAGCGGCAAGAAACCGGCGCCGAGGTTTCTGTGTCTACCGATATCTATTCCAAAAATGCAGAAGCGAAAAAATATACGCTTAACCTTGCGCAATCCGCGGCAGATCAAGCGCGGCGGGCAAAAGAAGAAGGTTTGGCGCTTGCTGAAAAGCAGTTCCTTCAAGATATTCAGCGGCTTTTGGACGATTATACAACACTCCTTGATAAAGAACTGAGCGAAGTAAAAGCTGAGATTCAATATAGTCAAACAAAGGCACAAGGCTATGCCGACAGTTCTACAAAAATGCGTACGGCCAATTTAGAGCTGCTGGGTGCAAAACGGGAACATCAGAATGCGGATTTTAACTTTTCGGCGTCATACCATGTTTTTGCAGAAAGCTGCGGTCTTACAACCGATGAAAAACCTCAAATGTTTTTAACGTCGCTATGGGATTCCATCCCCATACAAAAGGCCGCGGATATTGAACAGTATCCTCAAGCTGCTTATAAAAAACTTGTTGAAGCGGAGCAACAGCATACGCAAAATGCAGCGAAACGGGATATTGAACTGTCTCCGTTTTCCATCGGTGCAGACGCTGGTTATAAATTGCGTAATACGAAAATCGGCAGCGCCTCCGCAAAAAATGAACATTCCGTCTTAGGCGGATTGAGTATGCAATTTCCCGGAGGGAAGGCGTACACCGGCGTCGAGGTTCCGCTTTCCGATCCTAAAAACACGGCAATTAAACTGTCATTCAGCTGGAATCCTTTTTCGATTCAGTATCGGAAACTCGATAAAAAAAATGCCGAGCTTGAAGATGCGATTGAACGGCTTAAAATTGAAGATGCAAAGGAACAGTATCAAAAACAGCTCCATACCAATAAAACAGCGAAGGAGCAGATGATATGGCAGCAAACGGCGACAGCGGATGAATTAAGCATCTATAAGCAAAACGCCGATGACCATGCCCAATGGTACCGCAACGGTGTTATCAGCAAGGTGGAAAGCCTGCAAGCAGAACTTGAGTATAAAAAAGCGGAAGTCCGCTATGCAAAGGCTAAAACAGCCGTTATGATTTTCAATATCGATACGGCGCTGCTGTTTGAAAAGCGGTAA